One stretch of Rhodopirellula islandica DNA includes these proteins:
- a CDS encoding cytochrome c: MPSKSPRRSKSLTCLTGAFAIAAGSTFLGGCSEPKPVAFEPNLVHAMKYELKEGIEMEQASQDAFWIVTEMFGTPDQPKLPAAAMEDEDFATLVSLDNLMMASGPADAEGRGLYQKQCAICHGISGDGRGSSSAILNPYPRDYRKGVFKFKSTERGEKPTREDLATLIKNGIQGTAMVALPRLTDEQIEDHIGKAIDTLSGEEVEAVNQEVIDQQTEALTDYVIYLSWRGELERTLLDDAIFELDLEGGDRIINPAHKNSTDEEEKELFDEGWEIAEDYALEIADAWLAAPDTVVEVPEPPADLPVADNYEEFVAFQNGDQAETLAESVQRGQELYLGKIALCSKCHGVKGLGDGQTTDFDDWTKEWTLGIGIKPENRDQLIPLLARGALPPLNASPRNFTTGLFHGGGTANDLYIRITQGIEGSPMPAATFVEGEFEEDDVWHLINFLRSLQTPPEPEEEPTEEPKPTEVAAR, translated from the coding sequence ATGCCGTCCAAATCTCCTCGTCGTTCGAAATCCCTCACTTGTTTGACTGGGGCGTTCGCGATCGCGGCCGGGTCGACGTTTCTTGGCGGTTGCAGCGAGCCGAAGCCGGTCGCGTTTGAGCCCAACCTCGTGCACGCGATGAAGTACGAGTTGAAGGAGGGCATCGAGATGGAACAGGCGTCCCAGGATGCGTTTTGGATCGTGACCGAGATGTTCGGGACTCCCGATCAGCCCAAGTTGCCAGCAGCGGCGATGGAAGACGAAGACTTTGCGACGTTGGTGTCACTCGACAATCTGATGATGGCCTCGGGCCCCGCGGACGCAGAAGGCCGTGGGCTTTATCAAAAACAGTGTGCCATCTGTCACGGCATCAGCGGCGATGGACGCGGCTCGTCCTCCGCGATTTTGAATCCGTATCCTCGTGATTACCGCAAGGGTGTCTTCAAATTCAAATCGACCGAACGAGGCGAGAAACCCACCCGAGAGGACTTGGCGACGTTGATCAAAAACGGCATCCAAGGCACCGCGATGGTGGCTCTGCCCAGGCTGACCGACGAGCAGATCGAGGACCACATCGGCAAAGCGATCGACACGCTGAGCGGCGAGGAAGTCGAGGCGGTCAACCAAGAAGTGATCGACCAACAAACCGAAGCGCTGACCGACTACGTGATCTACCTTTCCTGGCGCGGTGAGTTGGAGCGAACCCTGCTCGACGACGCGATCTTTGAGTTGGATTTGGAAGGCGGCGATCGCATCATCAATCCCGCTCACAAAAATTCCACCGACGAAGAAGAAAAGGAATTGTTTGATGAAGGTTGGGAGATCGCCGAAGACTACGCCTTGGAAATTGCTGACGCTTGGTTGGCAGCTCCAGACACGGTGGTCGAAGTTCCTGAACCACCGGCTGACCTGCCGGTCGCGGACAACTATGAAGAGTTCGTCGCGTTTCAAAACGGCGACCAGGCCGAAACCTTGGCCGAATCCGTCCAGCGAGGGCAAGAACTGTATCTCGGCAAGATCGCTTTGTGCAGCAAGTGCCACGGCGTGAAAGGATTGGGCGATGGGCAAACAACCGACTTCGACGATTGGACCAAGGAGTGGACGCTCGGCATCGGCATCAAGCCTGAGAATCGTGATCAGCTGATTCCTTTGCTCGCCCGGGGTGCGTTGCCGCCGCTGAATGCCTCGCCACGAAACTTCACCACAGGATTGTTCCACGGGGGTGGAACCGCGAATGATCTGTACATTCGAATCACGCAGGGCATCGAGGGTTCGCCGATGCCAGCGGCTACCTTTGTGGAAGGTGAATTCGAAGAAGATGACGTGTGGCACCTGATCAACTTCCTGCGTTCACTTCAAACGCCACCGGAACCGGAAGAAGAACCCACCGAAGAGCCAAAGCCAACCGAAGTGGCCGCTCGGTAG
- a CDS encoding acyltransferase family protein produces the protein MARAVRKGRNVSPIVAASEEPGQDPSGSGAGESSSSLKPHRRILELDALRAMAAINLVLFHFTHVYAVKFGFSSPLGGEWPYGAYGVELFFILSGFVNSMSLMRRGKPTDFVAARLIRIVPLFLMVIFANLWIVTFAPLNGQPISTQQFLANLTLMPRVFGYECIDPVMWTLQVEMMFYFVLVTLFCKGYLQRYFVGWGSLLAASLVLCPALDAAQASYGDTSMFAALTAVRHLLVLDFAPLFAIGFLLYMIKTGVGAKWQNLLGIVVAAGVFHSIDHGKHNPAATALIIGLVTMAAYGKIPVLRLKPFVAISSISYALYLCHNNLGCTLLHAFDQAGLPPIVCLAIVIGFSFALAWMVTVWIEQPITKALRRLYANVSVRLRRPSSVTEPAIS, from the coding sequence TTGGCTCGCGCTGTCCGCAAGGGACGCAATGTGTCCCCGATCGTGGCCGCGTCAGAGGAGCCCGGCCAAGACCCCAGTGGGTCTGGTGCCGGTGAGTCTTCCTCGTCGCTGAAGCCACATCGCCGGATTCTGGAACTCGACGCGCTGCGTGCGATGGCCGCGATCAATTTGGTGCTGTTCCACTTCACGCACGTTTACGCGGTCAAGTTTGGCTTCTCCAGTCCGCTGGGCGGGGAGTGGCCCTACGGTGCCTACGGCGTCGAGCTGTTCTTCATCCTCAGCGGTTTCGTCAACAGCATGTCGCTGATGCGTCGTGGAAAGCCCACCGACTTCGTGGCCGCTCGACTGATTCGAATCGTGCCGCTGTTCCTGATGGTGATTTTCGCGAACCTTTGGATCGTGACGTTTGCCCCGTTGAATGGGCAGCCGATTTCGACGCAGCAGTTCCTGGCGAATTTGACCTTGATGCCGCGAGTCTTCGGCTACGAGTGCATCGATCCCGTGATGTGGACCTTGCAAGTCGAGATGATGTTCTACTTCGTCTTGGTGACGCTGTTCTGCAAAGGCTACTTGCAACGCTACTTCGTCGGTTGGGGATCGTTGCTCGCCGCTTCATTGGTGCTGTGTCCCGCGTTGGATGCAGCTCAGGCCAGCTATGGTGACACGTCCATGTTCGCTGCTCTGACAGCGGTCAGGCATCTGCTGGTGCTCGACTTCGCGCCGCTGTTTGCGATCGGGTTCTTGCTGTACATGATCAAGACCGGTGTCGGGGCGAAGTGGCAGAACTTGCTGGGCATCGTCGTTGCCGCGGGAGTCTTCCACAGCATCGATCACGGCAAGCACAACCCGGCTGCGACGGCCCTGATCATCGGCTTGGTCACGATGGCCGCCTACGGAAAAATTCCCGTCTTGCGGCTGAAACCTTTCGTGGCCATCAGTTCGATCTCGTACGCGTTGTACCTGTGTCACAACAATCTGGGCTGCACGTTGCTGCATGCCTTTGATCAAGCCGGCCTGCCACCGATCGTGTGTTTGGCGATCGTGATCGGGTTCTCATTCGCTTTGGCCTGGATGGTGACCGTTTGGATCGAGCAACCGATCACGAAGGCACTGCGTCGCTTGTACGCCAATGTGTCCGTGCGACTACGTCGGCCATCATCCGTCACCGAACCAGCCATCAGCTGA
- a CDS encoding aspartate kinase produces the protein MSLIVQKFGGTSVADTEKIRAAARKAIRAQKAGHRVVMVVSAMGKNTDTLLDLASQISDEPPAREMDMLLSTGEQVSVALVAMAIHNMGSKAVSLTGGQIGLKTDNSFSKARIQSIDTGRIERLLDAGNIVVAAGFQGIDDDLNITTLGRGGSDTTAVALAAVLGADACEINTDVDGVYTTDPRLLAEARRVDVISYDEMLELASLGAGVMHSRSIEFAKKFEVPIHVRSSFSDQDGTMIVAQPESETAPVSGAALTRDEARVTVLGVPDVPGMSQKIFSAIAEQKVAVDMVVQNVGSSGKADVSFTVAGGELKKTLAALEGILASLGADGVTHDDQVSKVSVVGLGMAHQKAVAASMFRALAEAKVNIHMITTSEIKISCLVPRDQANTALRAVHEAFSLDKRPSDAKTWNEIKASHAKEADVADVVSRLQNDALEALTLTDISIVPEQARVTLDGVPDQVGVAADIFEQIGEAGIFIDMIVQGYDGEHGSTSVSFTVEQADVDAATKVARAICDKHEMRDVRGASGITKLSVSGIGLRSHTQVGTVLFEQLASAGINVEMIATSELQVNVVIQSDQAGDAAARLKQAFAEALH, from the coding sequence ATGTCCCTGATCGTTCAAAAATTTGGCGGCACGTCGGTTGCCGACACTGAAAAGATTCGTGCCGCAGCGCGGAAGGCTATTCGTGCGCAAAAAGCCGGCCATCGAGTCGTGATGGTTGTCAGTGCGATGGGCAAAAACACGGACACGCTGCTGGATCTGGCGTCGCAAATCAGCGATGAACCACCGGCACGCGAAATGGACATGCTGCTCAGCACCGGCGAACAGGTCAGCGTGGCGTTGGTTGCGATGGCGATCCACAACATGGGATCAAAAGCGGTTAGCCTGACAGGCGGACAAATCGGCCTAAAGACCGACAACAGCTTCAGCAAGGCTCGCATTCAATCGATCGACACCGGTCGCATCGAACGCTTGCTCGACGCTGGCAACATCGTCGTCGCGGCGGGTTTCCAAGGCATCGACGATGACTTGAACATCACGACGCTCGGGCGAGGCGGCAGCGACACCACCGCGGTGGCACTGGCGGCCGTGCTGGGCGCGGACGCTTGCGAAATCAACACGGACGTCGATGGCGTTTACACCACCGACCCACGACTGCTGGCAGAAGCCCGCCGGGTGGATGTGATCAGCTACGACGAAATGCTGGAACTCGCTTCGTTGGGTGCCGGTGTGATGCACTCCCGCTCCATCGAATTTGCGAAGAAATTTGAGGTGCCGATCCACGTCCGCAGCAGTTTCTCGGATCAAGACGGCACGATGATCGTCGCCCAGCCCGAATCGGAGACCGCTCCCGTCTCAGGCGCGGCGTTGACCCGCGATGAGGCTCGCGTGACCGTGTTGGGCGTGCCAGACGTTCCTGGCATGAGTCAAAAGATCTTCTCGGCGATCGCGGAGCAGAAGGTGGCCGTCGACATGGTCGTCCAAAACGTGGGCTCCTCTGGCAAGGCCGATGTGTCGTTCACGGTCGCGGGCGGCGAACTCAAAAAAACCCTCGCAGCACTTGAGGGAATCCTGGCGTCGCTCGGTGCCGATGGTGTGACCCACGACGATCAAGTCTCCAAGGTCAGCGTCGTGGGACTGGGGATGGCCCATCAAAAGGCCGTCGCTGCCAGCATGTTCCGAGCCCTGGCCGAGGCCAAGGTCAACATCCACATGATCACGACCAGCGAGATCAAAATCTCCTGCTTGGTTCCTCGTGATCAAGCCAACACAGCCCTGCGTGCGGTGCACGAAGCGTTCTCATTGGACAAGCGTCCCAGCGACGCAAAAACATGGAACGAAATCAAAGCCAGCCATGCCAAGGAAGCCGATGTGGCCGACGTCGTCTCTCGCTTGCAAAACGACGCGTTGGAAGCGCTCACACTGACCGACATTTCCATCGTGCCCGAACAAGCTCGCGTGACACTCGACGGCGTGCCGGACCAAGTCGGTGTGGCAGCCGACATCTTTGAACAGATCGGTGAAGCTGGCATCTTCATCGACATGATCGTGCAAGGCTACGACGGCGAACACGGCAGCACCAGCGTCAGCTTCACGGTTGAACAAGCCGATGTGGATGCCGCCACCAAGGTCGCTCGAGCGATCTGTGACAAACATGAAATGCGAGACGTACGCGGTGCGTCCGGAATCACCAAGCTCAGTGTCAGCGGCATCGGACTGCGAAGCCACACGCAAGTCGGCACGGTGCTGTTCGAGCAACTGGCCAGCGCCGGCATCAACGTCGAGATGATCGCGACCAGCGAACTGCAAGTGAACGTGGTCATCCAAAGCGACCAAGCCGGGGACGCCGCAGCCAGGCTCAAACAAGCCTTCGCAGAAGCCCTGCACTGA
- the leuS gene encoding leucine--tRNA ligase has product MVRYNPNEIEPRWQAYWDEHHTFATPDQVGQKKRYVLDMFPYPSGDGLHVGHPEGYTATDIVSRFARARGEAVLHPMGFDAFGLPAEEHAIKTGEHPRVQTQRNIDNFTRQLKMLGFSYDWDRVLATTDEEYFRWTQWIFGVLYDTWFDHEQQKGRPIAELPIPAEVTAEGKLAIEQYRDSNRLAYLDDALVNWCPKLGTVLANEEVVDGKSEVGGHPVKRIPLRQWMLRITDYAERLLDGLANVDWPSGIKKLQSDWIGRSTGGEVDFYLQRGAVGDDTGPFVAFKRARESEGFPADPGKDCLRVYTTRPDTLFGATYMVVAPEHPLIDVLVKPEQKAEVDAYREKASFKSDRERTDGDRAKTGVFTGSHAINPADGRSIPIWVADYVLAGYGTGAIMAVPAHDERDFEFAVAFDLPVIPVVDPPADHKQREEILAGKACFAAEGVAINSGEYDGKTTAEVKAALTAELAQQGLACEAVNYKLRDWLFSRQRFWGEPFPVLHEIDSEGNATGVRRLVPDDQLPVTLPELADFKPHGRPEPPLAKADDDWLIVELDGKRYRRETNTMPQWAGSCWYYLRYIDPKNSDALIDPQKEKDWMPVDLYVGGAEHAVLHLLYSRFWHKVLFDRGHVSCPEPFGKLVNQGMILGEVEFTSFVDPSGKHVSTKDVKKDAEGNRVSKATGEQVEIVSLTEEEVIKKGEGFVLASDASIKVDSRAFKMSKSRGNVVNPDSVVRDYGADSLRLYEMFMGPLEATKPWAMNGVGGVRSFLDRVWRMIIDEPEDELQVSAAVVDTPCDEEQLRVLHQTIKKVTEDNEAMSFNTAIAKMMEFTNHFTRCETRPREAMESFLILLAPYAPHLCEELWKHLGHNESISLQPWPQWDEAALVQSSIEIPVQINGKLKAKISLSPDAKPNEMGEAALADPAVQNAIGDKKVVKTIAVPGRMVNLVVK; this is encoded by the coding sequence ATGGTCCGCTACAACCCCAACGAAATTGAACCTCGCTGGCAAGCTTACTGGGACGAACACCACACTTTCGCCACGCCCGATCAGGTCGGCCAGAAGAAACGCTACGTGCTGGACATGTTCCCCTACCCCAGCGGCGACGGGCTGCACGTTGGACACCCGGAAGGTTACACGGCGACCGACATCGTCTCGCGTTTCGCTCGGGCTCGCGGGGAAGCGGTTTTGCACCCGATGGGATTCGATGCGTTTGGATTGCCCGCGGAAGAGCACGCGATCAAGACGGGCGAACACCCTCGCGTTCAAACCCAACGCAACATCGACAACTTCACTCGTCAATTGAAGATGCTCGGTTTCAGCTACGACTGGGATCGGGTCTTGGCGACGACGGACGAAGAGTACTTTCGTTGGACGCAGTGGATCTTCGGCGTGTTGTACGACACTTGGTTCGATCACGAGCAACAAAAAGGCCGCCCGATTGCGGAGTTGCCGATCCCCGCGGAAGTCACCGCGGAAGGCAAATTGGCAATCGAGCAGTATCGCGACTCAAACCGCTTGGCTTACCTGGACGACGCCTTGGTGAACTGGTGCCCGAAACTGGGCACGGTGCTGGCCAACGAAGAAGTGGTCGATGGCAAGAGCGAAGTCGGTGGGCACCCGGTCAAGCGGATCCCGCTGCGGCAATGGATGTTGCGGATCACCGATTACGCGGAACGATTGTTGGACGGATTGGCGAACGTGGATTGGCCCTCCGGCATCAAGAAATTGCAATCCGACTGGATCGGTCGCAGCACCGGTGGCGAAGTCGATTTCTACTTGCAACGCGGCGCCGTCGGGGACGACACCGGACCATTCGTCGCGTTCAAGCGTGCTCGAGAATCGGAAGGCTTCCCAGCCGACCCCGGCAAGGATTGCTTGCGTGTTTACACAACGCGTCCCGACACCTTGTTCGGAGCGACCTACATGGTCGTCGCGCCGGAACACCCACTGATCGATGTGCTGGTCAAACCGGAACAAAAGGCCGAGGTCGACGCCTATCGCGAAAAGGCTTCGTTCAAAAGTGACCGCGAACGAACCGATGGCGATCGAGCCAAGACAGGCGTGTTCACGGGTTCGCACGCGATCAACCCAGCGGACGGACGCAGCATCCCGATTTGGGTCGCGGATTATGTTTTGGCGGGTTATGGAACCGGCGCGATCATGGCCGTTCCCGCTCACGACGAACGAGATTTTGAATTCGCCGTGGCGTTTGACTTGCCTGTGATCCCCGTGGTGGATCCTCCTGCGGACCACAAACAACGCGAAGAAATCTTGGCTGGCAAAGCTTGCTTCGCCGCAGAAGGCGTCGCGATCAACAGCGGCGAGTACGATGGCAAGACGACCGCGGAAGTCAAAGCCGCTTTGACCGCGGAATTGGCCCAACAAGGCTTGGCCTGCGAAGCCGTCAATTACAAGTTGCGGGATTGGTTGTTCAGCCGACAACGTTTCTGGGGCGAGCCGTTCCCGGTCCTGCACGAGATCGACTCGGAAGGCAATGCGACCGGCGTGCGTCGCTTGGTACCCGATGATCAATTGCCGGTGACGTTGCCAGAACTGGCTGACTTCAAACCGCACGGTCGCCCTGAGCCACCGCTGGCGAAAGCCGACGACGATTGGTTGATCGTGGAGCTCGACGGCAAACGCTATCGCCGCGAAACCAACACGATGCCTCAGTGGGCCGGTTCATGCTGGTACTACCTGCGGTACATCGACCCCAAGAACAGCGACGCGCTGATCGATCCACAAAAGGAAAAGGACTGGATGCCAGTCGACTTGTATGTCGGCGGTGCGGAACACGCTGTGCTGCACTTGTTGTACTCACGGTTCTGGCACAAGGTCCTGTTCGATCGCGGGCATGTGTCTTGCCCCGAACCGTTTGGCAAGCTGGTCAACCAAGGCATGATTCTGGGCGAAGTGGAATTCACCAGCTTCGTGGATCCGTCCGGCAAACACGTCTCCACCAAAGACGTCAAAAAAGACGCCGAGGGCAACCGTGTCAGCAAAGCCACTGGCGAACAGGTCGAGATCGTTTCGTTGACCGAAGAAGAAGTCATCAAGAAAGGCGAAGGCTTTGTCTTGGCGTCGGACGCCTCGATCAAGGTCGATAGCCGCGCGTTCAAGATGAGCAAAAGCCGCGGCAACGTGGTCAACCCCGACTCGGTCGTTCGCGATTATGGAGCGGACTCGCTGCGTTTGTACGAGATGTTCATGGGCCCGTTGGAAGCAACCAAGCCTTGGGCGATGAACGGCGTCGGCGGCGTTCGCAGCTTCCTCGATCGCGTCTGGCGGATGATCATCGACGAACCTGAAGACGAGCTGCAGGTTTCCGCCGCGGTGGTGGACACGCCCTGCGATGAAGAACAACTTCGCGTGCTGCACCAAACGATTAAGAAGGTCACCGAAGACAACGAAGCGATGAGCTTCAACACCGCAATTGCGAAGATGATGGAATTCACCAATCACTTCACCCGCTGCGAAACACGACCACGCGAAGCGATGGAATCGTTCCTGATCTTGCTGGCGCCTTACGCACCTCACTTGTGCGAAGAACTGTGGAAGCACCTGGGTCACAACGAATCGATTTCGTTGCAGCCATGGCCGCAATGGGACGAAGCCGCGTTGGTCCAGTCCAGCATCGAGATCCCGGTTCAGATCAATGGCAAGCTGAAAGCGAAGATCTCGTTGTCACCCGATGCCAAGCCCAATGAAATGGGCGAAGCAGCGCTGGCAGACCCCGCGGTTCAAAACGCGATCGGCGATAAAAAGGTCGTCAAGACGATCGCGGTCCCCGGCCGAATGGTGAACCTGGTCGTCAAGTGA
- a CDS encoding cofactor-independent phosphoglycerate mutase produces MKYVLIIPDGCADEPLEPLNGRTPLQAANLPAMDQIASLGRVGVTDNTPIDFPAGSEIANLCLLGYDPNVCFTGRAPLEAAAQGIELGPHDCAVRCNLVTIRDQTMIDFTADHISTEEATTLLADLSKELFAENGPLGNADLASRLEFVPGVSYRNLMLYRGDADHPSPFTNATRSSAPHDLTDLSVMDDFPRGPGSQILVDLMNASAEILAKHPINVARKAAGKDVATHVWLWSSGGAPQLSTFEERYGIRGVMITAVDLLRGIGALAGWPRIEVEGATGYLDTNYAGKGEAAIQALADYDFVCVHIEAPDEASHEGNVEAKIEALQQIDQHIVAPLWEALSKHDEHRMLILPDHPTFCRTKKHTHGPVPLTMAGTGIETDSATTFDEIAAKASGWVFDPGWTMMDAYIQKG; encoded by the coding sequence ATGAAATATGTCCTGATTATCCCCGACGGCTGTGCCGACGAACCGCTCGAACCACTGAACGGACGCACACCTCTGCAAGCCGCCAACCTGCCCGCGATGGACCAGATCGCCTCGCTGGGCCGTGTTGGCGTGACCGACAACACGCCGATTGATTTCCCTGCTGGCAGCGAAATCGCCAACCTGTGCCTGCTGGGGTACGACCCCAATGTGTGCTTCACCGGCCGAGCTCCTTTGGAAGCCGCCGCGCAGGGCATCGAATTGGGCCCTCACGATTGCGCCGTGCGATGCAATTTGGTCACCATTCGCGACCAGACCATGATCGACTTCACCGCCGATCACATCAGCACCGAAGAAGCCACCACGTTGCTCGCGGATTTGTCGAAGGAATTGTTCGCCGAAAACGGACCTCTGGGCAACGCTGACCTGGCCAGCCGATTGGAATTTGTCCCCGGAGTCAGCTATCGCAATTTGATGCTGTACCGCGGCGACGCCGATCACCCCTCGCCGTTCACCAACGCGACACGATCCAGCGCACCCCACGATTTGACTGACCTCAGCGTGATGGATGATTTCCCACGTGGTCCCGGCAGCCAGATCTTGGTGGACCTGATGAATGCGTCAGCGGAGATTTTGGCCAAACACCCGATCAACGTCGCTCGCAAAGCGGCCGGCAAAGACGTCGCGACCCACGTTTGGTTGTGGAGCTCCGGCGGCGCGCCTCAATTGTCGACATTCGAGGAACGCTACGGCATTCGCGGCGTGATGATCACCGCGGTCGACTTGCTTCGCGGCATCGGTGCCCTTGCCGGTTGGCCGCGGATCGAAGTCGAAGGTGCCACCGGGTACCTCGACACGAACTACGCTGGCAAAGGCGAAGCGGCAATCCAAGCCCTCGCGGACTATGATTTCGTCTGCGTCCACATCGAAGCTCCTGACGAAGCCTCTCACGAGGGCAACGTCGAGGCCAAGATCGAAGCGTTGCAGCAAATCGACCAGCACATCGTTGCACCGCTTTGGGAAGCTCTTTCCAAGCACGACGAACACCGCATGTTGATCTTGCCCGATCACCCCACGTTTTGCCGGACCAAGAAACACACACACGGCCCCGTGCCCCTGACGATGGCCGGCACCGGCATCGAAACTGACTCCGCGACGACCTTCGACGAGATCGCCGCGAAGGCATCCGGATGGGTGTTCGATCCCGGTTGGACGATGATGGACGCCTACATTCAAAAAGGCTGA